A region of Pyxidicoccus parkwaysis DNA encodes the following proteins:
- a CDS encoding imm11 family protein yields the protein MQRDYFVIERAASNVHPLLGWNQSASMFRKGRPVSVPEPIRLRLAEPVPSAPVMVDHHSLPAPVVSQRLMQVLAKLELPGFQLIPADVPVRETVLRYWLVHVYNRLACLDRRKSVFTQSPSGLLLLSVDSLVLDEEVLSKVSLEQRLVFVLAESTSVYLFHRTVVDQVMSLIPPPEGLRFIPVPDWNDSAGFR from the coding sequence ATGCAGCGCGACTACTTCGTCATCGAGCGGGCCGCTTCCAACGTTCACCCGCTGTTGGGGTGGAACCAGAGCGCGAGCATGTTCCGCAAGGGCAGGCCGGTGAGCGTGCCCGAGCCGATTCGTCTTCGCCTCGCGGAACCGGTGCCCTCTGCACCCGTCATGGTGGACCACCACAGCCTGCCGGCGCCGGTGGTGTCGCAGCGCCTCATGCAGGTGCTGGCGAAGCTCGAGCTGCCCGGATTTCAACTCATCCCGGCGGATGTGCCGGTGAGGGAAACCGTCCTGCGGTACTGGCTGGTGCACGTCTACAACAGACTGGCATGTCTGGACCGGCGCAAGTCGGTGTTCACCCAATCCCCTAGTGGCCTCCTCCTACTGAGCGTGGACTCGCTTGTCCTGGACGAGGAAGTGCTGTCGAAAGTCTCCCTGGAGCAGCGGCTCGTCTTCGTACTCGCGGAGTCGACGTCCGTGTACCTCTTCCACCGTACCGTGGTGGACCAGGTGATGAGCCTCATTCCTCCGCCAGAGGGCCTGCGCTTCATTCCGGTGCCGGACTGGAACGACTCGGCTGGCTTCCGCTGA
- a CDS encoding AHH domain-containing protein produces the protein MPNSVHPVGQFLVLRAWASAFPMPVIIRGRRVMFLQSQPGDGPKPMKLPPCQYCGKPEHSFAREWGCHLGNSIFLSEAILQGKEPESHPWYTGRWSIAAHHLICSEAMADEDWARYCRQFCYDINRRLNGIILPSRMDVACELRVPLHRGNHAAGWAHDVHLAYPKAVSARLAEVADLIESGAFCSKPEALVSELDALSAFILVKVASFTWTLSSDGLDYRDGGAGCSGVRSITDKPQRTCPQRRRHGAVHGVSRKPLVRRALAVGE, from the coding sequence ATGCCTAACTCTGTCCACCCTGTGGGACAGTTCTTGGTGCTGCGGGCGTGGGCGTCTGCTTTCCCAATGCCCGTCATCATTCGTGGCCGTCGCGTCATGTTCCTGCAATCCCAACCTGGCGATGGGCCCAAGCCCATGAAACTGCCGCCGTGCCAGTACTGTGGGAAGCCAGAGCACTCGTTCGCGCGGGAATGGGGATGCCATCTGGGAAACTCAATATTTCTGAGCGAGGCCATTCTTCAAGGCAAGGAGCCGGAGAGTCACCCCTGGTACACAGGGCGCTGGTCCATTGCGGCGCATCATCTCATCTGCTCGGAGGCCATGGCTGACGAGGACTGGGCGAGGTACTGCCGGCAGTTCTGCTACGACATCAACCGCCGGTTGAACGGCATCATCCTGCCGTCGAGGATGGATGTCGCCTGCGAGCTACGTGTACCCCTTCACCGCGGCAATCATGCTGCGGGCTGGGCCCACGATGTCCATCTGGCCTACCCGAAGGCTGTGTCCGCCAGGCTCGCGGAGGTGGCGGATTTGATTGAATCGGGCGCCTTCTGCTCCAAGCCTGAGGCGTTGGTGAGCGAGTTGGATGCGCTGAGTGCGTTCATTCTGGTGAAGGTAGCCAGCTTCACGTGGACGCTGAGCAGCGATGGGCTCGACTACCGCGATGGCGGCGCCGGGTGCTCGGGTGTTCGCAGCATCACTGACAAGCCTCAGCGCACGTGTCCTCAGCGACGCCGTCACGGGGCGGTACACGGCGTCAGCAGGAAGCCTCTCGTGCGGCGCGCGCTGGCGGTTGGGGAGTAG
- a CDS encoding SMI1/KNR4 family protein: MGGKQKPPALGGLAAAFQKAGLATKEQAERVEAEKQARDQDAYRASLGLRGPAVVGAGSYREQIASINAWFADLLRREPGFAAHVPDGRTLAVSIEGAPATSSEVSAAERALGFALPPSFAAFLLEVGSVSFLGPWNDTTTPVTRLVAASASLDADVALTSERFVHAVKQSGVTLDPNVPRRLLHVSDDRNGEAVFALCSQRDASGEAPVFMRFHDEPDALYDASADFRQWVSVRLARLEDELQEWLTREARR, translated from the coding sequence ATGGGTGGAAAGCAGAAGCCGCCGGCACTCGGAGGTCTTGCAGCGGCCTTCCAGAAGGCGGGCCTTGCGACGAAGGAACAGGCAGAGCGTGTCGAGGCCGAGAAGCAGGCGCGTGACCAGGACGCCTACCGCGCATCGCTGGGCCTCCGGGGGCCCGCCGTCGTAGGCGCGGGGAGCTACCGGGAGCAGATTGCCTCCATCAACGCGTGGTTCGCCGACTTGCTCCGGCGTGAGCCAGGCTTCGCGGCGCACGTGCCGGACGGGCGGACACTGGCCGTATCCATCGAGGGAGCACCGGCGACTTCCTCGGAGGTGAGCGCCGCCGAGCGTGCGCTGGGCTTCGCGCTTCCTCCTTCATTCGCGGCCTTCCTCCTCGAAGTAGGCTCGGTCTCCTTTCTCGGCCCATGGAATGACACCACGACGCCCGTGACGCGTCTGGTGGCCGCGAGCGCTTCGCTCGACGCGGATGTTGCTCTGACCTCCGAGCGCTTCGTTCATGCCGTGAAACAGTCCGGCGTGACGCTCGACCCGAATGTGCCCCGGCGACTGCTGCATGTTTCCGACGACAGGAATGGAGAGGCGGTCTTCGCCCTCTGCTCGCAGCGAGACGCCTCCGGTGAGGCCCCCGTGTTCATGCGCTTCCATGATGAGCCCGATGCGCTCTACGACGCGTCCGCGGACTTCCGGCAGTGGGTCAGCGTCCGTCTCGCTCGACTCGAGGACGAGCTCCAGGAATGGCTCACCCGGGAGGCACGGCGCTGA
- a CDS encoding Uma2 family endonuclease has translation MERKPATYADLEALPENVVGELIGGVLHASPRPTGPHMVVASRLEIELGGPFDRARNGPGGWILLFEVELHLGGDVLVPDMVGWRRERMPKPPRTAVYTLSPDWACEVLSPSTKALDRKVKLPVYAREGVRHIWLMDPEARMLEVFRLEGAGYSLVSTHSGAALVRAEPFEAAELELAYLWGDM, from the coding sequence ATGGAACGGAAACCGGCTACGTATGCAGACCTGGAGGCGCTCCCAGAGAATGTGGTCGGGGAGCTGATCGGCGGCGTGCTGCATGCCAGCCCTCGCCCAACCGGGCCGCACATGGTTGTCGCATCCCGGCTGGAAATCGAGCTGGGTGGTCCGTTCGACCGAGCGAGGAATGGGCCCGGAGGATGGATTCTCCTCTTCGAGGTGGAACTGCACCTCGGGGGGGACGTGCTCGTCCCGGACATGGTCGGCTGGCGTCGGGAACGAATGCCAAAACCACCGAGAACCGCTGTCTATACCCTCTCGCCGGACTGGGCCTGCGAGGTGCTCTCTCCTTCCACCAAGGCACTGGACCGCAAGGTGAAGCTTCCCGTGTATGCGCGCGAAGGCGTGCGCCACATCTGGCTGATGGACCCGGAGGCGCGCATGCTGGAGGTCTTCCGCCTGGAGGGCGCGGGCTACTCGCTCGTCTCCACCCACTCCGGCGCGGCCCTCGTCCGCGCCGAGCCCTTCGAGGCCGCCGAGCTGGAGCTCGCGTACCTCTGGGGCGATATGTGA
- a CDS encoding phosphoadenylyl-sulfate reductase, protein MSSPLSATTLAASSPSALLDEARALANAPVEEVFTWVERRLGARAAIASSFGVEDMVLIDLARKHAPSLRVFTLDTGRLPPETYELIEVVRNRYGLAVETFFPERARVETLESTKGYFSFRKSLEARKECCAIRKVEPLRRALAGREAWMTGLRREQSVTRTAIEFVEADAEHGGLLKLNPLATWTRQDVWAYVKEHAVPYNSLHDRGYPSIGCAPCTRAVKPYEDERAGRWWWEAREHSECGLHPVR, encoded by the coding sequence ATGTCGTCCCCGTTGTCCGCCACCACCCTCGCCGCTTCCTCCCCGTCCGCGCTGCTCGACGAGGCACGTGCCCTCGCGAACGCGCCCGTGGAGGAGGTCTTCACCTGGGTGGAGCGACGGCTCGGCGCACGCGCGGCCATCGCCTCCAGCTTCGGCGTGGAGGACATGGTCCTCATCGACCTGGCGCGGAAGCACGCGCCCAGCCTCCGTGTCTTCACCCTCGACACCGGCCGCCTGCCGCCGGAGACGTACGAGCTCATCGAAGTCGTCCGCAACCGCTACGGCCTCGCCGTGGAGACCTTCTTCCCCGAGCGCGCCCGCGTGGAGACGCTCGAGTCCACGAAGGGCTACTTCTCCTTCCGCAAGAGCCTGGAGGCTCGCAAGGAGTGCTGCGCCATCCGCAAGGTGGAGCCCCTGCGCCGCGCGCTCGCCGGGCGCGAAGCCTGGATGACGGGCCTGCGCCGCGAGCAGTCCGTCACCCGCACCGCCATCGAGTTCGTCGAGGCGGACGCCGAGCACGGCGGGCTCCTCAAGCTCAACCCGCTGGCCACGTGGACCCGCCAGGACGTCTGGGCCTACGTGAAGGAACACGCCGTCCCCTACAACTCGCTCCATGACCGGGGCTACCCGTCCATCGGCTGCGCGCCCTGCACCCGCGCGGTGAAGCCATACGAGGACGAGCGCGCCGGCCGCTGGTGGTGGGAGGCCCGCGAGCACAGCGAGTGCGGCCTGCACCCGGTCCGCTGA
- a CDS encoding precorrin-2 dehydrogenase/sirohydrochlorin ferrochelatase family protein yields the protein MSTPIDYPVCLRLEGRRVLLVGGGTIAEGRALAVLEAGARLRVVSPEATTTLRTLATQGRLEWLARPYVPGDVRGHDLVLAATDDASVGPLVAKEARALGVWVNTADVPELCDFTLPSVGRRGPITLAISTAGHAPAVARRLRRELTARVAPHHVWLARLSGWLRRRLPAGVERQRLLKSLVEGDIGALLERGERKAAGARLRAALKTLKSSGETT from the coding sequence ATGAGCACACCCATCGACTACCCCGTCTGCCTCCGGCTGGAGGGACGCCGCGTCCTCCTCGTGGGAGGCGGCACCATCGCCGAGGGCCGTGCCCTCGCGGTGCTCGAAGCCGGCGCCCGGCTGCGCGTCGTGTCCCCCGAGGCCACCACCACGTTGCGCACCCTCGCCACGCAAGGGCGCCTCGAATGGCTCGCCCGGCCCTATGTCCCCGGCGACGTGCGCGGCCATGACCTGGTGCTCGCCGCCACCGACGACGCGAGCGTGGGCCCGCTGGTGGCGAAGGAGGCACGGGCGCTCGGTGTCTGGGTGAACACGGCGGACGTGCCGGAGCTGTGCGACTTCACGCTGCCCTCCGTCGGACGCCGGGGCCCCATCACCCTCGCCATCTCCACCGCCGGCCACGCGCCCGCGGTTGCGCGCCGGCTGCGACGCGAGCTGACCGCGCGCGTGGCCCCGCATCACGTGTGGCTCGCGCGGCTCAGCGGATGGCTGCGCCGCCGGCTTCCCGCGGGCGTGGAGCGTCAGCGGCTCTTGAAGAGCCTGGTGGAGGGAGACATCGGCGCGCTGCTGGAACGCGGCGAGCGCAAGGCCGCGGGAGCCCGGCTCCGCGCGGCGCTGAAGACCTTGAAGTCATCGGGAGAGACGACATGA
- the cobA gene encoding uroporphyrinogen-III C-methyltransferase has product MREQVQGRVYLVGAGPGDPELLTLRAARLLREADTVVHDRLVHPAVLEHARPHARLIYVGKEGGGESVRQEDIHTVLITQARLGRRVVRLKGGDPFVFGRGAEEALALEAAGIPYEVVPGLSAGIAAPASAAIPVTQRDVSGEVTFATAHRAGGAPDWAFLARAKTLVLFMAGDRLEQTVRALVTAGREASTPAAVVEAGTWEHQRVVEATLGNIALEARRADIGSPALLIVGEVVALRSRLPSLAARGSTMNEHTESLKVEGGHE; this is encoded by the coding sequence ATGAGAGAGCAGGTCCAGGGACGCGTGTACCTGGTGGGAGCCGGCCCGGGAGACCCCGAGCTGCTCACGCTGCGCGCGGCCCGGTTGCTGAGAGAAGCAGACACCGTGGTGCACGACAGGCTCGTGCACCCCGCCGTGCTGGAGCACGCGCGCCCCCACGCCCGACTCATCTACGTGGGCAAGGAGGGCGGCGGCGAGTCCGTGCGGCAGGAGGACATCCACACCGTGCTCATCACGCAAGCCCGCCTGGGCCGCCGCGTGGTGCGCCTCAAGGGCGGAGACCCGTTCGTCTTCGGCCGTGGCGCCGAGGAGGCGCTCGCGCTGGAGGCGGCGGGCATTCCGTACGAGGTGGTGCCCGGCCTGTCCGCCGGAATCGCCGCGCCGGCCTCGGCCGCCATCCCCGTCACCCAACGTGACGTGTCCGGCGAGGTGACGTTCGCCACCGCGCACCGCGCGGGCGGAGCACCGGACTGGGCCTTCCTCGCGAGGGCGAAGACGCTGGTGCTCTTCATGGCGGGAGACCGGTTGGAGCAGACGGTGCGCGCCCTGGTGACGGCGGGCCGCGAGGCCTCGACGCCCGCCGCCGTGGTGGAGGCGGGCACGTGGGAGCACCAGCGGGTGGTGGAGGCCACGCTGGGAAACATCGCCCTGGAGGCGCGCCGGGCCGACATCGGCTCGCCCGCGCTGCTCATCGTGGGCGAGGTGGTGGCGCTGCGCTCCCGGCTGCCGTCACTGGCGGCGCGCGGCTCGACGATGAACGAACACACGGAGTCCCTGAAGGTGGAGGGTGGCCATGAGTGA